The following is a genomic window from Coriobacteriaceae bacterium.
CCCGCGCCACACAGCCAAAAGGCACCTCGTCAAGCGCCCGCGACCATTTGGCCGCGGGCGCTTTTCGTTTGAAAAACCATCCCGCCAATGCCTTATCTGTATAGCCCAAATGAGCCGAGCTGCTAGAATATCGAACTGTATGGATAACTATCATTCAACCGTTATGGGAGGATACGTGAACCGCACCAAAATCGCGCAGCTCTATGCCGATGCCGAGTCGCTCGGCGGCCAGACCGTCACCGTCGCCGGCTGGGTCAAGTCCATCCGCGACATGAAGAACTTTGGCTTTGTTACGCTCAACGACGGCAGCTGCTTCCGCGACCTGCAGGTCGTCATGAACCGCGAGGCACTCGACAACTACGACGAGATCGCCCATCAAAACGTCTCGGCCGCACTCATTTGCACCGGCACCGTCAAGCTGACCCCCGATGCGCCCCAGCCTTTCGAGCTTTCTGCCACTTCCATCGAGGTCGAGGGCGCGAGCGCCCCGGACTACCCGCTGCAGAAGAAGCGCGCAACCGTCGAGTTCCTGCGCACCCAGCAGCACCTGCGCCCGCGCACCAACCTGTTTCGCGCCGTGTTCCGCATCCGTTCTGTCGCGGCTGCCGCCATCCACCGCTTCTTCCAGGAGCAGGGCTTTGTCTACGTCAACACCCCCATCATCACCACGAGTGACTGCGAGGGCGCCGGCGAGATGTTCCGCGTGACCACGCTCGACCCCAAAAATCCGCCCCTCACCGAGTCCGGCGAGGTTGACTGGAGCCAGGACTTCTTTGGAAAGCACGCGAGCCTTACCGTATCCGGCCAGCTCAACGCCGAGAACTTCGCCATGGCCTTTGGCGACGTGTACACCTTTGGCCCCACCTTCCGCGCCGAAAACTCCAACACCACGCGCCACGCCGCCGAGTTTTGGATGATCGAGCCCGAGATGGCCTTTGCCGACCTGAACGACTACATGGACAACGCCGAGGCCATGCTCAAGTACGTCCTTAAGGACGTTATGGCCACCTGCCCCGACGAGCTCAACATGCTCAACAAGTTTGTGGACAAGGGCCTGATCGAGCGCCTGGACCACGTGGCAAACTCCGACTTTGCCCGCGTCACCTATACCGAGGCCGTCGAAATCCTGGAGCAGGCCGTCGCCGCCGGTCACAAGTTTGACTATCCCGTGAGCTGGGGCATCGACCTGCAGACCGAGCACGAGCGCTTCCTGACCGAGGAGCACTTTAAGCGACCGTCCTTCGTGACCGACTACCCGGCCGAGATCAAGGCGTTCTACATGCGCATGAACGAGGACGGCAAGACCGTCGCCGCCGCCGACTGCCTGGTTCCCGGTATCGGCGAGATTATCGGCGGCTCCCAGCGCGAGGAGCGCCTGGATCTGCTCGAAGCCCGCATCAAGGACCTGGGTATGAATCCCGAGCAGTACAAGTACTACCTTGACCTGCGCCGCTACGGTTCCTGCAAGCACGCCGGCTACGGTCTGGGCTTCGAGCGCTTGGTCATGTATCTGACCGGTGTGGGCAACATCCGCGACGTCCTGCCGCACCCGCGCACCGTGGGCAACGCCGACTTCTAATCGCCACAGCGCCACCAAACGCGTTCCAGCGCATCACGCCAGCGCCTCTCGGCAACAGCCGAGGGGCGCTTTTTTCAACAGCATCCGTCAAGCTTTTGGCAAGCTTTTGGTTAGTTGAGCAGGGCTGTTGAAAACTCGACCCACCGTTTGCCGGCAGCCATCGACCGTCCAAGGCGTCATGCGTCCTTGGCCAGGCTCCACGTCCTAGGCTCTGAACCGCCAACACCAAAAACGGAAGGGACGTGGACGCTATGACCGAAGCCGTTGTTGAAAACTACGAGACCACGACCAGGGGTGCCGCTTCGATGGCAGCCTATCGCGCCGTGCGCATCCTACAGCTCTTGAGCGAGAACACCGGCGAAGACAAAGCCTTGCTTTCCGACGAATTGGTCGAGCGCCTTGCCCATCCCGACGACCCCGCCCGCATGCCCATCTCGGCGGCGCGCCGCAGTATCTACACCTCGATATCCGCGCTTCGTCACGCCGGATACGAAATTGACTACAAACGCGGCACGGGCTATCGGCTGCTTACCCGCCCGCTTACTGACGAGGAGATCATACGGCTTCATGGCATGGTCATGCGCAACCGCTCCACGCCCATCGCCATTCGAAAGAGCATGGCGCAGCACCTGGTCGCCATGGCGAGTGCCGACGTTCGCGGCTACCTCGATATGCCCGAACCCGCACCAAGCGCAGACAGTAAATCTACCAAGGCCAAACACGCGCCCATCAAACGTATCGATACCTGCGAGCTCGTCGAACAAGCCATCGACCACGGGGCCACGGTGAGCTTTGATATTTCGAACGTCACGACACGCGGCGAAACCGAAGTGGTGCGGATGACGATCCGACCCTTTGCCATCAGACAGCGCGATGGCATCTCGTATCTACTGGGAACGGTCTACGACGCCCGAGGCACCGACGATACCCTGCGCACCGTTGAGATCGGCCGCATGAGAAACGTCAGTACACGCCTGCTCGACGGCAAGAAGCTTTTTGCCGCCCTGGACGAGGACGAGAGTCCCGCACCCGCCGCGTAAGCCCGACTACCGTCCATCGTTCCTCAGCGCCGCCCATCCGATTCAGAATTAAATTACCCGCCCAGATGTTGTAAAAATGGACATCGGCGCTACTATAGACCCACTTGCACTTTTTCTCAGTGCAGTGTTTCCAGCCATTTTTATACTGGGGGTAATGCTATGAAGGACATCACCATCAGCCGCAGGAGCCTTCTGGTCTCCGCCGGCCTGCTCGCGCTCGCTCCGCTCGCCGGATGCGGCGGCAATTCTGGCTCCGGCTCCGCTGCCGCCGGTTCCGACTACACCATCGGCGTTCTGCAGCTCACCGAGCACTCCGCGCTCGACGCCGCCAACGACGGCTTTGTCAAGGCCATCAAGGAGAGCGGCCTCAAGGTCAAGATCGACCAGAAGAACGCCCAGAACGACCAGTCCACGTGTAAGTCCATTGCCGACAAGTTCGTGGGCGACGGCGTCGACCTGATCTATGCCATCGCCACGCCCGCCGCGCAGGCTGCCGCCGGCGCCACGGCCGATATCCCCATCGTGGGCTGCGCCATCACCGACTACGCCGCTTCCGGCCTGGTCCAGGACAACGACAAGCCCGGCACCAACGTCACCGGCGCCTCCGACCTCACCCCGGTCGCCGAGCAGCTCGAGATGATGCAGAAGGTCCTGCCCGACGTTAAGAAGGTCGGCCTGCTCTACTGCACCGCCGAGTCCAACTCCGACGTCCAGATCAAGGCCGCCAAGAAGGAGCTCGACAAGCTAGGCCTCGAGTACACCGACTTCACCGTCTCGAGCTCCAACGAGATCCAGTCCGTCGTCGAGTCCGCTGTGGGCAAGGTTGACGCGCTCTACTCCCCCACCGACAACACCATCGCCGCAGGCGCCTCACAGGTCGGTCAGATCTGCAAGGAGAACAAGCTTCCCTTCGTGACCGGCGAGGAGGGCATGTGCATGGCCGGCGGCCTGTTCACCCTCTCCATCAACTACGAGGACCTGGGCTACGCTGCGGGCGAGATGGCCGTCAAGATCCTGAAGGGCGAGGCCAAGCCCGAAGACATGGCTATCAAGCACCTCTCGAGCAAGGACCTGGTCGTCGTCAAGAACGACGAGATGGCCGAGGCTCTGGGCATCGACCTTTCCGCTCTGGACGAGTAACGCCATGCACGGCGATGCGTCTAGAGCCCGTGCTCGCGCTACAGCCGTGTTATTCAATATCTGAGTCCTTGGGGCGAACGCTAAAGACCGGCGTTCGCCCTGCTTGTTTCGGATGAGACAAAACATCCGTCCGCAGCTCTTTTATGCATTGGTACCGCTATTATGGAAAATCACGTGTCCACCCTATCCTAGGAGGTATGAAGCATGCTCATTGCATTGCAGGGCGCCGTTTCGCAGGGCGTCCTCTGGGGCATTATGGTGCTTGGCGTGTTTATCACGTTCCGCCTGCTCGACATCCCCGATATGACCTGCGACGGCAGCTTTGCCCTCGGCGGCTGTGTCTGCGCCGTACTCATCGTCAACAATAACGTCGACCCCTTGCTCGCCGTGCTGGCCGGCATGTGCGCCGGCGCCATCGCGGGCGCCGTCACGGGCATCTTGACCACCGTCTTTGAGATTCCCGCAATCCTCGCCGGAATCCTTACGCAGATCAGTCTGTGGTCCATCAACCTGCGCATCATGGGCAAGTCCAACACGCCCATCCTTGCCAAGGGCACTATCTTCTCATCCGTCAGCAACATGACGGGCCTGCCGCAGTCCACTGTTGCCATTATCCTAGGCATTGTGCTGGCCGTGGCCATCGTCGCCATCCTGTACTGGTTCTTTGGCACCGAGATCGGCTCGGCGCTGCGTGCCACCGGCAACAACGAGTACATGATCCGCGCCCTGGGCGTTAACACCAACACCACCAAAATGATCGCCCTCGTGCTCTCCAACGCCCTCATTGGCCTTTCGGGTGCGCTCATCTGCCAGAGCCAGAAGTATGCCGACATTGGCATGGGCACCGGCGCCATCGTTATCGGTCTTGCCGCCATCGTCATCGGCGAAGTGCTCGGTCGCCTGCTGCCCGGCGGTCTGACGCAGTTTAGCGTCCGTCTTGCCTCCGCCGTCTTTGGCTCCGTGGTGTACTTCCTTATCCGCGCCATCGTGCTGCAGCTGGGCATGGACGCCAACGACATGAAGCTGCTCTCTGCCGCGATCGTCGCCGTGGCCCTGTGCGTGCCCGTGATTTGGGAGCGCTATAAGCTCCGCAGCTCCTACACGAAGGGAGATGAGGCAGATGCTTAAGCTCTCGCACGTCAAGAAGACCTTTAACAAGGGCACCGTCACCGAGAAGCGCGCGCTCACCGGCGTCGACCTCACCCTCAACGATGGCGACTTTGTAACCGTGATTGGCGGCAACGGCGCCGGCAAGTCCACGCTGCTCAATATGATCGCCGGCGTGTATCCGCTCGATTCGGGCGTTATTGAGCTCGACGGCAACGATATCTCGCGTCTGAGTGAGTCGCAGCGCGCCAAGTACCTGGGCCGAGTGTTCCAGGACCCCATGCGCGGCACCGCAGCCGACATGCAGATTGCCGAAAACCTAGCCCTCGCCAAGCGTCGCGGTCAGCGTCGCGGTCTTTCGTGGGGCGTCACCAAGGCCGAGAAGGACGAGTACGTTGAGCTGCTCAAACGCCTGGACCTTGGCCTGGACACACGCCTCAACGCCAAGGTCGGTCTGCTCTCGGGCGGCCAGCGCCAGGCACTCACCCTGCTGATGGCCACGCTCACCAAGCCGCGCCTGCTGCTGCTCGACGAGCACACAGCGGCCCTCGATCCCAAGACGGCATCGAAGGTGCTCAACCTGACCGAGGAGATCGTCGACGAGAACCACCTGACTACGCTCATGGTCACGCACAACATGAACGACGCCATCCGTCTGGGCAACCGTCTGATCATGATGCACGAGGGTCACGTGATTTACGACGTAGCGGGCGATGAGAAGAAGTCACTCACCGTGGCCGACCTGCTGCAGAAGTTCGAGGAGGTCTCGGGCGGCGAGCTCGCCAACGACCGCATGCTGCTGAGCTAAAACCCGCCAAAAAGGGACAGGTCTATTTTGGCAGGTTTTATCTGCGCAAACGTCAAAACCGCCGCAAAGGGACAGGCGCCCTTGCGGCGGTTTTCGCATATTATGTCGATAATCCAGCATCAGCAGGGACCACTGGTTAAGAACTAAGGAAACTGCCATGAGAAGATCTCTTCCCCGCCGTGCAAACCTTATACCCACCAAGAAGCCCGTCCGAATTTGATCGGACAGGCTTCTTGGTGGGTATCATGGTTGGACGATCATTAGGAGGTTTCCCCACATGGAATTGTTTGAGCCAATTCTTCATTTCTTTGCACAACGATGGGTCCACAACATCATCTGGGCAGGTATCTTGGCCATCGGCACCGCCGTTGCCGCCAAGGTCGCGTCCAAGACCCTGCACCACCTGCTTAGCCGCGACGATAACCCACTCCCTTCATCGAGCATCTTCATCAACATCGCGCGCGCTATCATCTGGATGATCGGCGGCAGCTTTATCCTCGACAACTGCTTTGGCATTAACGCAAACGCCCTCGTCGCCGCCCTTGGCGTCGGCGGCATCGCCATCTCGCTCGGCTTTCAGGACACGCTGTCAAACCTTATCGGTGGCATGCAGGTGACCTTTATGGGCATCATCAAGCCCGGCGACAATATCGAGGTCGGCGGCGTGTCGGGCGTGGTCCAAGACATCACCTGGCGTCATACGACCATCGAGGACGCCTGTGGGCAAACCATCATCGTCCCCAACTCCAATATCTCCAAGAACACGCTCGTGCACCTCATGCCCTTTGGGCGCGTAGCCGTCCCCGTCGCGGTCATGGACACGTCCAAGTGGGCCTCGCTCGACGCACTGGCAGACGAGCTGACCAGCGCCACCAAAACCGCCGTGCTTCCCATCTCGAGTTTTGACAAGGAGCCGTATGTGCTCTTTAGCGAGATCGGCGACTTTGGCATCAAGGGCAAGATCATCTTTATCGTCAGTGACGACAGCACCACCTTTACGGCAGCCGACGCCTGCATCCGCGCCATCGCCCCCATCATCGCCTAAAACCACCACAAAGGGGACAGGCACCTTTGTGGTGGTTTCGCATCGTGGTACCATGGTTCATATCGTTGTTTAAACGACTAAGGGAGTAGACACCATGGAAGAGGCCTATCGTCAAGCACGCAAGCGCGGCGAGCAGGGACGTCGTCGCGCCATCAGCCAAAGCGAGCACCCGTACCTTACGGACCTCGACGGCCTCGTTGCCCAGCTCCCCTTAGGCCAGCGAGAGAGCGTCGGCCTGAGGGACATTCCGCTCGAAATGGTCGTCGGCACGGTCACCAAAGGCCGTCAGTCTGCCTTTTCGTGTAACTTTATGCCCCTGCTGCCGTTTAACACCGAGTTCGCCCGCAAGTGGTCCAACCTCTACGACATCCAGGTGACCGAGGGCTATCGCGACCCCATCATCGTCACCGAGTTCATGCATCGGTTCTATGTCCAGGAAGGCAACAAGCGCGTCAGCGTCCTCAAATTCCTGGACGCCCCGACGGTTTCGGCCAAGGTCACCCGTCTCTACCCCGGCAAATGGGATTCCGTCGAAAGCCGCCTGTACGGCGAGTTCTGCGCGTTTTGGCGCGTCTGCCCCCTATACGAGATCGAGTTCTCGCGTGAGGGAAGCTACGAAACGCTCGCCAAAATGCTCGGCCAGAACCTT
Proteins encoded in this region:
- the asnS gene encoding asparagine--tRNA ligase — protein: MNRTKIAQLYADAESLGGQTVTVAGWVKSIRDMKNFGFVTLNDGSCFRDLQVVMNREALDNYDEIAHQNVSAALICTGTVKLTPDAPQPFELSATSIEVEGASAPDYPLQKKRATVEFLRTQQHLRPRTNLFRAVFRIRSVAAAAIHRFFQEQGFVYVNTPIITTSDCEGAGEMFRVTTLDPKNPPLTESGEVDWSQDFFGKHASLTVSGQLNAENFAMAFGDVYTFGPTFRAENSNTTRHAAEFWMIEPEMAFADLNDYMDNAEAMLKYVLKDVMATCPDELNMLNKFVDKGLIERLDHVANSDFARVTYTEAVEILEQAVAAGHKFDYPVSWGIDLQTEHERFLTEEHFKRPSFVTDYPAEIKAFYMRMNEDGKTVAAADCLVPGIGEIIGGSQREERLDLLEARIKDLGMNPEQYKYYLDLRRYGSCKHAGYGLGFERLVMYLTGVGNIRDVLPHPRTVGNADF
- a CDS encoding ABC transporter substrate-binding protein — translated: MKDITISRRSLLVSAGLLALAPLAGCGGNSGSGSAAAGSDYTIGVLQLTEHSALDAANDGFVKAIKESGLKVKIDQKNAQNDQSTCKSIADKFVGDGVDLIYAIATPAAQAAAGATADIPIVGCAITDYAASGLVQDNDKPGTNVTGASDLTPVAEQLEMMQKVLPDVKKVGLLYCTAESNSDVQIKAAKKELDKLGLEYTDFTVSSSNEIQSVVESAVGKVDALYSPTDNTIAAGASQVGQICKENKLPFVTGEEGMCMAGGLFTLSINYEDLGYAAGEMAVKILKGEAKPEDMAIKHLSSKDLVVVKNDEMAEALGIDLSALDE
- a CDS encoding ABC transporter permease; the protein is MLIALQGAVSQGVLWGIMVLGVFITFRLLDIPDMTCDGSFALGGCVCAVLIVNNNVDPLLAVLAGMCAGAIAGAVTGILTTVFEIPAILAGILTQISLWSINLRIMGKSNTPILAKGTIFSSVSNMTGLPQSTVAIILGIVLAVAIVAILYWFFGTEIGSALRATGNNEYMIRALGVNTNTTKMIALVLSNALIGLSGALICQSQKYADIGMGTGAIVIGLAAIVIGEVLGRLLPGGLTQFSVRLASAVFGSVVYFLIRAIVLQLGMDANDMKLLSAAIVAVALCVPVIWERYKLRSSYTKGDEADA
- a CDS encoding ABC transporter ATP-binding protein; translated protein: MLKLSHVKKTFNKGTVTEKRALTGVDLTLNDGDFVTVIGGNGAGKSTLLNMIAGVYPLDSGVIELDGNDISRLSESQRAKYLGRVFQDPMRGTAADMQIAENLALAKRRGQRRGLSWGVTKAEKDEYVELLKRLDLGLDTRLNAKVGLLSGGQRQALTLLMATLTKPRLLLLDEHTAALDPKTASKVLNLTEEIVDENHLTTLMVTHNMNDAIRLGNRLIMMHEGHVIYDVAGDEKKSLTVADLLQKFEEVSGGELANDRMLLS
- a CDS encoding mechanosensitive ion channel family protein, with protein sequence MELFEPILHFFAQRWVHNIIWAGILAIGTAVAAKVASKTLHHLLSRDDNPLPSSSIFINIARAIIWMIGGSFILDNCFGINANALVAALGVGGIAISLGFQDTLSNLIGGMQVTFMGIIKPGDNIEVGGVSGVVQDITWRHTTIEDACGQTIIVPNSNISKNTLVHLMPFGRVAVPVAVMDTSKWASLDALADELTSATKTAVLPISSFDKEPYVLFSEIGDFGIKGKIIFIVSDDSTTFTAADACIRAIAPIIA